From the genome of Alkalibaculum bacchi, one region includes:
- a CDS encoding rhodanese-like domain-containing protein, giving the protein MNIKLNFNKKSSKIDLGVKQAREEDGSYLIDVRSSKEYKEGHIKGSINLPLEDIEDIDVIVDDPESKIYLYCRSGKRSSQGATILRSLGYENVINIGGILDWSGEMEL; this is encoded by the coding sequence ATGAATATAAAATTAAACTTTAATAAGAAATCCTCAAAGATTGATCTTGGTGTGAAACAGGCTAGAGAAGAGGATGGTAGCTATCTTATTGACGTTCGGTCTTCTAAGGAATATAAGGAAGGCCATATTAAAGGAAGTATAAATTTACCCCTTGAGGATATAGAAGATATCGACGTAATAGTGGATGATCCAGAGAGTAAGATTTATCTTTATTGTCGCAGCGGCAAGCGGAGTAGCCAAGGAGCTACCATTCTTCGTTCTTTAGGTTACGAAAATGTAATAAATATTGGTGGCATACTGGATTGGTCAGGAGAAATGGAACTTTAA
- a CDS encoding DUF368 domain-containing protein — protein sequence MKKRIEEGVLSRFLKGVIIALGFILPGVSGGVLAAILGIYEKLLSFMAHLTKDFKENFLFFLPVGIGGIVGIGLLSKPLEWLLENYQVIVLWGFAGAIIGTLPSLMKESVKYKRRDTVDRIWLFGSLIVGFLFLYFMDNILGTIPPNFFGFIIAGGLIALGVLVPGLSPSNLLLVLGLYDSMLNGFKNFDLVGVFLPIAIGGILVIILLSKFIEWILHNFHSRMYHFIIGIVIASTLLIILPPVANYTGFTLQTGIYSFILFILGLLLGAWMSTLEEKYK from the coding sequence ATGAAAAAAAGAATAGAAGAAGGGGTATTGTCACGTTTTTTAAAGGGCGTTATCATTGCTTTGGGATTTATTCTTCCTGGTGTTTCAGGAGGGGTTTTAGCAGCAATTTTAGGAATTTACGAGAAATTATTAAGCTTTATGGCTCATTTAACGAAAGATTTTAAGGAGAATTTCTTGTTTTTTCTCCCCGTTGGAATTGGTGGGATTGTAGGAATTGGCCTATTATCAAAACCATTAGAATGGCTATTAGAAAATTATCAGGTTATTGTTCTATGGGGGTTTGCAGGAGCTATTATTGGAACGCTACCTTCTTTAATGAAAGAATCCGTTAAATATAAGAGGCGAGACACTGTTGACCGCATATGGTTATTTGGCTCTTTAATTGTAGGGTTTTTGTTCTTGTATTTTATGGACAATATCTTAGGAACCATTCCACCTAATTTCTTTGGATTTATTATTGCAGGTGGCTTGATTGCACTAGGTGTACTCGTTCCAGGGCTGAGCCCATCTAATCTCTTGCTGGTCTTAGGTTTGTATGATTCTATGTTAAATGGATTTAAGAACTTTGATCTTGTAGGCGTATTCCTGCCTATTGCCATTGGAGGGATTCTCGTCATAATCTTGCTGTCAAAATTCATAGAATGGATACTACATAATTTTCATTCACGAATGTACCACTTTATTATCGGAATCGTCATAGCCTCTACCCTATTAATCATCCTTCCACCAGTAGCAAATTATACTGGATTTACATTACAAACAGGGATTTATAGTTTTATCTTGTTCATTCTAGGCTTGCTCCTAGGAGCTTGGATGAGTACATTAGAAGAAAAGTATAAATAA
- a CDS encoding transporter substrate-binding domain-containing protein, which translates to MKRKLILGISLLLMIGLIVGCSGGSNEDQGGAQTEGKVYQIATDTTFAPFEFQNDAGEYVGIDIDLLKAIAEDQCFEYKLNPLGFNAAVAALESNQADAVIAGMSITDERKEKYNFSEPYFDSGVVMAVSNSNEDITSYKDLEGKKVAVKTGTEGAGFAESIKEQYGFELTYFEESSFMYEDVKTGNTVACFEDYPVMAYGITQNNGLKIVTDMEKGNSYGFAVLKDKNSELLEMFDKGLSNLIESGKYQEILDKYISAK; encoded by the coding sequence ATGAAAAGAAAACTTATTTTAGGAATTTCACTACTTTTAATGATTGGATTAATAGTTGGATGCTCTGGTGGTTCGAATGAAGACCAAGGAGGCGCTCAAACTGAAGGAAAGGTATACCAAATTGCAACGGATACTACATTTGCACCTTTTGAATTTCAAAATGATGCAGGAGAATATGTAGGTATTGACATTGATCTTTTAAAAGCAATTGCAGAAGATCAATGTTTTGAATACAAGCTTAACCCACTAGGTTTTAATGCCGCAGTTGCTGCACTAGAATCGAATCAAGCCGATGCAGTAATCGCAGGTATGAGCATAACAGATGAACGTAAGGAAAAATATAATTTTTCAGAGCCATACTTTGATTCAGGTGTAGTAATGGCTGTTAGCAATTCTAATGAAGATATTACATCTTATAAAGACTTAGAAGGCAAGAAAGTTGCAGTAAAAACCGGTACAGAAGGAGCTGGTTTTGCTGAATCTATTAAAGAACAGTACGGTTTTGAATTAACTTATTTTGAAGAATCTTCATTTATGTATGAAGATGTAAAGACAGGAAATACTGTGGCATGTTTTGAAGATTATCCTGTAATGGCATATGGAATTACACAAAATAATGGACTTAAGATCGTAACAGATATGGAAAAAGGCAATTCATATGGATTTGCTGTTCTTAAGGATAAAAATTCTGAACTTTTAGAAATGTTTGATAAAGGTCTCAGCAATTTAATAGAGAGTGGAAAATATCAAGAAATTCTTGATAAGTACATTTCTGCTAAATAA
- a CDS encoding amino acid ABC transporter permease encodes MNLGKVFGETYELLFQGLQVTIQVTVLSLLIAFVLGLITSLLGFSKTPLRWISKVYVWLIRGTPVMVQVFYIYFALPQLLQSLGYDVRLTSFMAGLITLTLNAGAYMSEIFRGAILAVNSGQMEAARSLGLSKSQAMRKVILPQAIRICLPSLVNQFIITLKDSSIISVIGLADIMYQAKIYVGRSMESFATYTWVAVFYLVIITILTQIAKQVEKKVMI; translated from the coding sequence ATGAATTTAGGCAAAGTATTTGGTGAAACATATGAATTATTGTTTCAAGGACTTCAAGTTACAATACAAGTAACTGTTTTATCTCTTCTAATCGCATTTGTATTAGGATTGATTACATCATTATTGGGTTTTTCTAAAACGCCACTTAGATGGATCTCTAAAGTGTACGTATGGTTGATTAGAGGAACACCAGTTATGGTACAGGTATTTTACATCTATTTTGCTTTGCCGCAACTTCTCCAATCTTTAGGTTATGATGTAAGGTTAACTTCTTTTATGGCAGGACTTATCACCCTGACTCTTAATGCTGGTGCATATATGTCAGAAATCTTTAGAGGAGCCATTTTGGCTGTTAATTCAGGTCAAATGGAAGCGGCAAGGAGTTTAGGGCTATCGAAAAGTCAGGCTATGAGAAAAGTTATATTGCCACAAGCGATACGCATATGTTTACCATCATTAGTAAACCAGTTTATTATTACATTAAAGGACTCTTCAATAATATCAGTAATTGGACTAGCTGATATTATGTATCAGGCAAAAATTTATGTAGGCAGATCCATGGAATCTTTTGCTACCTATACATGGGTTGCTGTATTTTACTTAGTGATCATTACTATTCTGACTCAAATAGCGAAACAAGTAGAGAAGAAGGTGATGATATGA
- a CDS encoding cation diffusion facilitator family transporter produces MDIMDNYKKVKKVLWIILIANMIVALIKVSIGTIANSTSIMADGFHSLGDGSSNIVGLIGIHFASKPVDEDHPYGHGKFEMLTGLFIAGMLFMIGIKIMVDALSRFFNPTPLQISLQSLLLLLFTLCINIFVSQIEYHMGKKLYSQILISDSIHTRSDVYVSAGVLFTLLCIILGLPPVIDSIASLIVAVFILHGAYEIFRDNSCILLDQAAVDTCEIRNIVMSFDLVKDAHNIRSRGSQNELFIDMHIMTEPTLSVEKSHKLMHNIEEKIQEEIKNNVEIIIHLEPYNKQK; encoded by the coding sequence ATGGATATAATGGATAATTATAAAAAGGTAAAAAAAGTATTATGGATTATTCTTATTGCAAATATGATCGTAGCATTGATAAAGGTAAGCATCGGTACTATTGCCAATAGCACCAGTATTATGGCAGATGGATTTCATTCTTTGGGGGATGGATCATCTAATATTGTTGGTCTTATAGGAATTCATTTTGCATCAAAGCCAGTGGATGAAGACCATCCTTATGGTCATGGGAAATTTGAAATGCTCACAGGATTATTTATTGCAGGGATGTTGTTTATGATTGGCATTAAAATAATGGTAGATGCATTAAGCAGATTTTTTAATCCCACACCTCTGCAGATAAGCTTACAAAGCTTGTTGCTGCTGTTATTTACCCTTTGCATTAATATCTTTGTCAGTCAAATTGAATACCATATGGGAAAAAAGCTTTACAGTCAAATCTTGATTTCAGATTCTATACATACTAGGAGCGATGTTTATGTATCTGCAGGAGTACTTTTCACTCTCCTCTGCATTATTCTTGGATTACCTCCTGTAATTGATTCTATAGCATCCCTCATAGTAGCAGTATTTATCCTTCATGGAGCTTATGAGATATTTAGAGATAATAGCTGTATCCTCCTCGACCAGGCTGCAGTTGATACCTGTGAAATCAGAAATATCGTAATGAGCTTTGATCTGGTAAAAGATGCTCACAATATCCGAAGTAGAGGAAGTCAAAATGAATTATTCATTGATATGCATATTATGACTGAACCCACTTTAAGTGTAGAAAAATCCCATAAGCTGATGCACAATATTGAAGAAAAGATTCAAGAAGAAATTAAAAATAATGTAGAAATAATTATTCATTTAGAGCCTTATAATAAACAAAAGTAA
- a CDS encoding DUF6530 family protein, which yields MNIPTSLKHKPVIVSEDYENIDGRNAYQSDAKGLSLGLAQWNDRGKVDISAKVWRHTGEKWSRQSEELPLHRVLDLAILVCRTKQYFRDAYRYEKLYDAEAPLIDRIGLQGDAMSVSICTDNEKIDEDILLFNQALSEDDELIGERLKTLSAILKEMGY from the coding sequence ATGAATATACCAACAAGTTTAAAACATAAACCAGTAATCGTTTCAGAAGATTATGAAAACATTGATGGAAGAAATGCGTATCAATCTGATGCAAAGGGACTTTCTTTGGGGTTAGCTCAGTGGAATGATCGAGGAAAGGTAGATATTTCAGCTAAGGTATGGCGTCATACTGGAGAAAAGTGGTCTAGACAATCCGAAGAATTACCTCTTCATCGAGTACTCGACCTTGCCATACTCGTTTGTAGAACAAAGCAATATTTTCGTGATGCTTATCGATATGAAAAGCTATATGATGCAGAAGCTCCTTTAATTGATCGCATCGGCTTGCAAGGAGATGCCATGAGTGTGTCAATCTGTACAGATAATGAGAAGATAGATGAAGATATTCTACTGTTCAATCAAGCTTTAAGCGAAGATGATGAATTAATTGGAGAACGATTGAAAACCCTTTCAGCAATTTTAAAAGAGATGGGATATTGA
- a CDS encoding amino acid ABC transporter ATP-binding protein: MTAQIQIKNLHKYFEKLEVLKGINLEVHKGEVVCLIGPSGSGKSTLLRCINRLEDPTSGEIIVDDVKITDSSVNMNNVRRHIGMVFQQFNLFPHLTVKENITMAPLELKLKTKAEADDKAVELLKRVGLLEKIDVMPRQLSGGQQQRVAIARALAMEPDIMLFDEPTSALDPEMVGEVLAVMKELAAMGMTMVVVTHEMGFAKDAADRVLFMDEGIIMEEATPEEMFSNPKNPRTIEFLDKVLSAK, translated from the coding sequence ATGACAGCTCAAATACAAATTAAAAATCTCCATAAATACTTTGAAAAGCTTGAAGTTCTCAAGGGTATAAACCTTGAAGTGCACAAGGGAGAAGTAGTGTGTTTGATTGGACCTAGTGGCTCAGGAAAATCGACTCTTCTAAGATGCATTAACCGTCTTGAAGATCCTACAAGTGGTGAAATTATTGTCGATGATGTAAAGATTACAGATAGTAGCGTTAATATGAATAATGTGAGAAGACATATTGGAATGGTATTTCAACAATTTAATCTTTTCCCGCATTTAACAGTTAAAGAGAATATTACTATGGCTCCCCTTGAACTAAAGCTTAAAACAAAAGCAGAAGCAGATGATAAAGCAGTAGAACTCTTAAAACGAGTTGGATTACTAGAAAAAATTGATGTTATGCCAAGACAGCTTTCAGGAGGACAACAACAGCGTGTTGCCATTGCAAGGGCATTAGCAATGGAACCAGATATTATGCTCTTTGATGAACCTACTTCTGCTCTTGATCCAGAAATGGTTGGAGAGGTATTAGCGGTAATGAAGGAGCTTGCAGCTATGGGAATGACCATGGTTGTCGTAACTCACGAAATGGGTTTTGCTAAAGATGCAGCAGATAGAGTATTGTTTATGGATGAAGGAATCATCATGGAAGAAGCTACACCAGAAGAGATGTTCAGCAATCCTAAAAACCCTCGTACTATAGAATTTTTAGACAAGGTTTTATCAGCAAAATAG
- a CDS encoding aminopeptidase P family protein has product MKVKDWIETLRRSMKENSIDAYIVPSYDAHQSEYVADYFKARQWLSGFTGSAGTVVITLDDAGLWTDGRYYTQAANQLLDSGIRLFRMVDPGVPSYTEWLRDTLKEGSVIGFDGKVLSINTMKNMEKILSLKNISLKIDIDLIDTLWKNRPSLPDDLIFTHDIKFAGQSRVQKLDQVRKKMKEKKANYYLLSSLDDIAWLLNIRGSDVPNNPVVISYVVVEENKCTLFINLSKVSADVEKELEKDQVLCLEYNHIHNFLHKLTPNDAVLLDPLKTSSVLYYDIPNHTTKIESLNITTKLKAIKNNTELSNLRTCEINDGVAMVKFIKWLKSSVESEVITEISASEKLESFRAEQEFFVSPSFDTIAGYKDHAAMMHYSAKEDTQYTLKNEGFFLVDSGGQYYNGTTDITRTIVLGLLTKEEKRDFTLVLKGHIALSSAKFLHGATGSNLDVLARGPIWEVGLDYKCGTGHGVGFFLNVHEGPQSLSKTPNKIILEKGMILTNEPGIYNEGKYGIRTENMMIVVEDEETEYGAFLKFEPITYCPIDLDGIDMNLLTDFEIEWINDYHREVFSKLSPHLNPDEAAWLEKETRKI; this is encoded by the coding sequence ATGAAAGTAAAAGATTGGATTGAAACATTACGACGATCTATGAAAGAAAATAGTATAGATGCTTATATCGTTCCAAGCTATGATGCACATCAAAGTGAATATGTAGCAGATTATTTCAAAGCAAGACAATGGCTTTCTGGATTTACTGGCTCTGCAGGTACAGTCGTAATCACTTTAGACGATGCAGGCTTGTGGACGGATGGTAGATATTATACACAAGCTGCAAATCAGCTTTTAGATTCAGGCATACGTTTATTTCGAATGGTTGATCCTGGTGTTCCTTCTTATACAGAGTGGTTGAGAGATACTCTGAAAGAAGGCAGTGTGATAGGCTTTGATGGCAAAGTTCTTTCTATAAACACAATGAAAAATATGGAGAAGATTTTAAGCTTAAAAAATATTTCTTTAAAGATAGATATCGATTTAATTGATACATTGTGGAAAAATCGCCCTAGTTTACCTGATGACCTTATTTTTACTCATGATATAAAGTTTGCTGGCCAGTCAAGAGTCCAAAAACTTGATCAAGTAAGAAAAAAAATGAAAGAAAAGAAGGCTAATTATTACTTATTGTCTTCATTAGATGATATCGCTTGGCTTCTAAACATTAGAGGTTCTGATGTACCAAACAATCCCGTGGTTATCTCCTATGTTGTAGTAGAAGAGAATAAGTGTACTTTATTTATCAATCTTTCAAAGGTTTCAGCAGATGTTGAGAAGGAGCTAGAAAAAGACCAGGTATTGTGTTTAGAATACAATCATATTCATAATTTTTTACATAAACTAACTCCAAATGATGCAGTGCTGTTAGATCCATTAAAAACTAGTTCTGTCTTATATTATGATATACCAAACCATACAACAAAAATCGAAAGCCTCAATATCACCACAAAACTTAAAGCTATTAAGAACAATACTGAGCTAAGCAATTTAAGAACTTGTGAAATTAATGATGGCGTGGCTATGGTAAAATTCATCAAATGGCTCAAATCCTCTGTAGAAAGTGAAGTAATCACGGAAATATCTGCTTCAGAAAAATTAGAGAGCTTCCGCGCTGAGCAAGAATTCTTTGTCAGCCCAAGCTTTGACACAATTGCTGGATATAAAGACCATGCGGCTATGATGCACTACTCTGCCAAAGAAGATACTCAATATACGCTGAAAAACGAGGGCTTTTTCTTAGTAGATTCAGGTGGACAATATTACAACGGAACTACAGATATTACGAGAACAATTGTTTTAGGACTGCTCACGAAAGAAGAAAAAAGAGATTTTACCTTAGTATTAAAAGGCCATATTGCCTTAAGCTCAGCAAAATTTCTTCATGGTGCAACTGGTTCAAATTTAGATGTTCTAGCTAGGGGACCCATTTGGGAGGTAGGCTTAGATTATAAATGTGGAACAGGACACGGAGTAGGTTTCTTCCTTAATGTTCATGAAGGACCACAAAGTTTAAGCAAGACACCAAATAAAATCATCCTTGAAAAAGGTATGATCCTAACGAATGAGCCCGGTATTTACAATGAAGGAAAGTATGGAATTCGAACGGAAAACATGATGATTGTTGTAGAAGATGAAGAGACAGAATATGGTGCGTTCTTAAAGTTTGAGCCAATTACCTACTGTCCTATTGATTTAGATGGGATAGACATGAATTTGCTGACAGATTTTGAAATAGAATGGATCAATGATTACCATAGAGAAGTGTTTTCTAAACTATCTCCTCATTTAAATCCTGATGAGGCCGCTTGGCTAGAAAAAGAGACTAGAAAAATATAA
- a CDS encoding alkaline phosphatase produces the protein MKRNSIKKSIVASALAGVLATSAIIPTVAMAAPKTRIGNNGNKEVKNVILMIADGWSYNQIDATNYFKNGKLGSQVYENFPTKVGMSTYSVSAGGYDSETAWNNANYIKNKPTDSAAAGTAMSTGHKTYDAGIGVDANGKSVRNISEDFEAQGKSTGVITSVEFSHATPAAFVAHNTSRNNYEAIANEMLKDSATDVIMSAGHPDFNDNGDLRTNMNYKYVGGVDTWNGVKNGILPVADANGDGTPDQWNLIETKEAFQALQDGETPDRVLGIAQAATTLQQNRSGDKKAGAFEVPFNDNVPTLAEMTNGALNVLDNNEKGFFLMIEGGAIDWAGHANQSGRNIEEMSDFNTAVEAVNQWVQENSNWGETLLIVTGDHETGYLSGSKGALTPIQKTAAGMMPEMVWNSGDHTNQLVPLFAKGDSANLFKKAADELDSVRGRYIDNIEIAHIIREAINAK, from the coding sequence TTGAAAAGAAACTCAATTAAAAAATCTATTGTTGCAAGTGCACTGGCAGGGGTGCTTGCAACTAGTGCAATAATTCCAACAGTTGCTATGGCAGCACCTAAGACGAGAATTGGCAACAATGGGAATAAAGAGGTAAAGAACGTCATATTAATGATTGCTGATGGATGGAGCTACAATCAAATTGATGCAACAAATTACTTTAAAAATGGTAAACTAGGATCTCAAGTTTATGAAAACTTCCCTACTAAAGTTGGCATGAGTACTTATTCAGTATCTGCAGGTGGATACGACTCTGAAACAGCTTGGAACAATGCAAACTATATAAAGAACAAACCAACTGACTCAGCAGCCGCTGGTACAGCTATGTCTACTGGTCATAAAACTTATGATGCAGGTATCGGCGTAGATGCAAATGGAAAATCTGTAAGAAATATTTCCGAAGATTTTGAGGCTCAAGGCAAGTCAACTGGTGTTATCACATCTGTAGAATTTAGTCACGCTACTCCAGCTGCTTTTGTAGCACACAATACAAGTAGAAATAACTATGAAGCGATTGCTAATGAAATGCTTAAAGATAGTGCAACTGACGTAATCATGAGTGCGGGTCACCCTGATTTTAATGACAATGGTGATTTAAGGACAAATATGAATTATAAATATGTAGGTGGAGTTGACACTTGGAACGGTGTAAAGAATGGGATACTACCAGTAGCTGATGCAAACGGCGATGGAACTCCTGATCAATGGAATTTAATCGAAACAAAAGAAGCTTTCCAAGCTCTTCAAGATGGAGAAACGCCAGATAGAGTATTAGGAATTGCTCAAGCTGCTACTACTTTACAACAAAATAGAAGCGGCGACAAAAAGGCAGGTGCTTTCGAAGTTCCTTTTAACGATAATGTACCTACTTTAGCTGAAATGACAAACGGTGCATTAAACGTATTGGATAACAATGAAAAAGGTTTCTTCCTTATGATAGAAGGGGGAGCAATTGACTGGGCTGGTCACGCAAATCAAAGTGGAAGAAATATCGAAGAAATGTCGGATTTTAATACTGCAGTAGAAGCAGTAAACCAATGGGTGCAAGAAAACAGCAACTGGGGAGAAACTTTATTAATCGTAACTGGTGACCACGAAACTGGATACCTTTCAGGTTCAAAAGGTGCTTTAACACCTATCCAAAAAACAGCTGCAGGTATGATGCCTGAAATGGTTTGGAATAGTGGTGACCATACTAACCAATTGGTTCCTCTCTTTGCAAAAGGCGATTCAGCAAACTTATTCAAAAAAGCAGCTGATGAACTTGATTCTGTCAGAGGAAGATACATAGACAACATAGAAATAGCCCACATCATCAGAGAAGCTATAAACGCAAAATAG
- a CDS encoding GIY-YIG nuclease family protein, translating to MDYRRELKEQYKNMKPDMGLYMISSKSNNKCFIEATQNLKGTINGAKFKLGAGNHPNKELQKEWKQKGEKEFTIEIVEQLSYDKDESKTDYSDELALLKLIWEEKLEKSGREFFRKSLMR from the coding sequence ATGGATTATAGAAGGGAACTAAAGGAACAATACAAGAATATGAAACCAGATATGGGATTGTATATGATTTCATCAAAGTCAAATAATAAATGTTTTATTGAGGCAACCCAAAATTTAAAAGGAACGATAAACGGTGCTAAATTCAAATTAGGAGCAGGAAATCATCCAAATAAAGAGCTTCAAAAGGAATGGAAGCAAAAGGGTGAAAAGGAATTTACTATTGAAATAGTAGAACAACTTTCCTATGACAAAGATGAAAGCAAAACAGACTATTCTGATGAATTAGCCTTACTAAAATTAATATGGGAAGAAAAATTAGAGAAATCAGGAAGAGAATTTTTTAGGAAAAGCCTGATGAGATAA
- a CDS encoding coenzyme F420-0:L-glutamate ligase: MARMVGTVVRGVRAPIINKGDSLVEIVVDSIQKASECEGFSIQDRDVVAITESIVARAQGNYATIDHIAKDIKTKFSDDTIGVIFPILSRNRFSTCLRGIAKGAKKIILMLSYPADEVGNHLVEIDALDEKNINPWSDVLTEKEFRGFFGHEKHYFTGVDYIDYYKSIIEGYGIDCEIIFSNNPKSILSYTKSVLTCDIHTRFRTKRVLTQAGAQKVYGLDDILSCSIDGSGYNEEYGLLGSNMATDDSVKLFPRNCQPLVEEIQAMFKEKTGKNVEVMVYGDGAFKDPVGRIWELADPVVSPAYTSGLEGVPNEIKLKYLADNDFAHLSGDELKAAISDYIKNKESDLVGSMASQGTTPRKITDLLGSLSDLTSGSGDKGTPLVYIQGYFDNFTEE, from the coding sequence ATGGCTCGAATGGTAGGTACTGTTGTACGTGGAGTACGAGCTCCAATTATTAATAAGGGAGATTCCCTTGTTGAAATCGTAGTGGATAGCATACAAAAGGCATCTGAATGTGAAGGTTTTTCTATACAGGACAGGGATGTAGTCGCCATTACGGAATCTATAGTAGCACGAGCTCAAGGAAATTACGCCACAATAGATCATATTGCCAAAGATATTAAAACAAAATTTAGCGATGATACAATTGGAGTAATCTTTCCAATCTTAAGTAGGAACCGTTTTTCAACTTGTTTACGTGGTATTGCAAAAGGTGCAAAAAAAATAATCTTAATGCTTAGTTATCCAGCTGATGAAGTAGGTAATCACTTAGTTGAAATTGACGCCCTAGATGAGAAAAATATAAATCCGTGGTCAGATGTTCTAACAGAAAAGGAATTTCGCGGTTTTTTTGGCCATGAAAAACATTATTTTACAGGAGTAGATTATATTGATTACTATAAGTCTATCATTGAAGGATATGGTATAGATTGTGAAATCATTTTCTCTAATAATCCTAAGAGCATATTAAGCTACACCAAAAGCGTACTTACATGTGATATTCATACTCGTTTTAGAACAAAGAGAGTCTTAACACAGGCTGGTGCCCAAAAAGTTTATGGTTTAGATGATATATTATCTTGCTCTATTGATGGTAGTGGATACAATGAAGAATATGGTCTTTTAGGTTCCAATATGGCTACAGATGATTCTGTAAAACTTTTCCCAAGAAACTGTCAACCACTAGTTGAAGAAATACAGGCTATGTTTAAAGAAAAGACTGGAAAAAACGTAGAGGTAATGGTATACGGAGATGGTGCTTTTAAAGATCCAGTAGGTAGAATATGGGAGCTAGCTGACCCAGTAGTGTCTCCAGCCTATACATCTGGGCTAGAGGGAGTACCAAACGAGATAAAATTAAAATACCTTGCTGATAATGATTTTGCACATTTAAGTGGAGACGAACTAAAAGCTGCGATATCTGATTATATTAAGAATAAAGAATCTGATTTAGTGGGTTCTATGGCCTCTCAAGGAACTACTCCAAGAAAAATCACAGATCTATTAGGATCTCTTTCAGATTTAACTTCAGGTAGTGGAGACAAAGGAACACCTTTAGTTTACATTCAAGGTTATTTTGACAACTTTACAGAAGAATAA
- a CDS encoding uroporphyrinogen decarboxylase family protein: protein MNKMTSKERVLKALNHEAVDRVPIDLGGMACSIHDEAYFKLKEYLHIKGDIEPIRKGSTCNYYDERILDLLSIDIRRVFAKSTGEYPKYYEDGSFVNEWGLVQKPGKFGMEMVKHPLENAEIADLDTFNWPKAKDIIDVSNMKQRAKEIYEKGEHALSMRAPLNGIFEIACWLRGTETFLCDMLLEEEFAHKLLDKILEVQIDFYELMLDEVGPYVDIVETGDDYGSQNDLLISPDCLRDFILNRRKILNQKIKLKAPNCKIFLHCCGAIMKCIPDLIACGVGVLNPVQTNAKGMDPKELKTKYGDKLCFHGGIDSQKSLCGDISDIREEVEKMLTIMNTNGGYILTSCNHIQNDVSPENIIEMFHFAKKFSSQQ, encoded by the coding sequence ATGAATAAAATGACATCTAAGGAGAGAGTTTTAAAAGCACTAAATCATGAAGCTGTTGATCGAGTGCCTATTGACTTAGGGGGAATGGCTTGCAGTATTCATGATGAGGCTTATTTTAAACTAAAAGAGTATTTACATATTAAAGGTGATATTGAACCCATTAGAAAGGGATCTACTTGCAATTACTATGATGAAAGAATCTTAGATTTATTGAGTATAGATATTAGACGAGTATTCGCGAAATCAACTGGAGAATACCCAAAGTATTATGAAGATGGCTCATTTGTCAATGAATGGGGACTAGTCCAAAAGCCAGGAAAATTTGGTATGGAAATGGTTAAGCATCCGTTAGAAAACGCTGAAATTGCCGATTTAGACACTTTTAATTGGCCTAAGGCGAAAGATATTATTGATGTTTCAAATATGAAACAAAGAGCAAAAGAAATATACGAAAAAGGTGAACATGCTCTTTCTATGCGTGCACCGTTAAATGGTATTTTTGAAATAGCCTGTTGGTTGAGAGGAACAGAGACTTTTTTATGTGATATGCTGTTAGAAGAAGAGTTCGCACATAAATTGCTAGATAAAATTTTAGAGGTGCAGATAGACTTTTATGAATTAATGTTGGATGAAGTAGGACCATATGTTGATATTGTGGAGACGGGAGACGATTATGGAAGTCAAAACGACCTTTTAATATCACCAGATTGTTTGAGAGATTTTATCTTAAACAGGCGTAAAATATTAAATCAAAAGATTAAATTAAAAGCTCCAAATTGTAAAATATTCTTGCATTGTTGTGGTGCTATTATGAAGTGTATACCTGATTTAATAGCATGTGGCGTAGGTGTTTTAAATCCAGTGCAGACAAATGCAAAAGGAATGGATCCAAAGGAGTTAAAGACTAAATATGGTGATAAATTATGTTTTCATGGAGGTATAGACTCTCAGAAAAGCTTATGTGGAGATATTTCGGATATTAGAGAAGAAGTAGAAAAAATGTTGACTATTATGAATACAAATGGGGGTTACATACTAACTAGTTGTAATCATATTCAAAATGATGTTTCACCTGAAAATATCATTGAAATGTTTCATTTTGCAAAAAAGTTTAGTAGTCAGCAATAA